The Corynebacterium callunae DSM 20147 genomic sequence ACTGATCTTGGCGTTGGTGGGTTCGGTTTCAGTATCTTCCAAACCGGCTGCCAAAATTTCCGTAGCTACCTCGGTATTAACGTCTACCCGGAGTTGACCGTTTTCCTCAGGGAAGGTCACAACCTCGCCCATGCGCTCCACTGGAATGGTGCCTTCTGCACCTTCGTCACCGCGCACGACAAAAGGTTCGGAAACTGCCTTTGCAGCAGGTCCTTCCGCCAATTCATTAAGGGTGTCTTGGCTAATAGCTGCAGGAACTACTGAGGTTTCTACAGTCACGCCTTCTGGGTTTAGCCAGTGTTCGGTGACTTCTGATTCCAAAGCAGCACGGTCCACGGCTTGACCGTCCACAGTGTTATTAACGACAACTTTGCCAGCGTCAATACGCAGGTTACCGGAAACTGGCTCACTATGAAGTTCGGTGACCATGCGGTCCAAAGTGGGGCCAAAAGCGGCAGGATCAACGGTGCTGACAATTGGAGCTTCAGATTCCTGGAAGAGTGCCTTAAAGCGCGTAATTGGGTTCCAGGATTGCTCACCTGCACCTGCGATTGTGGCGTTCCAGTCAATACCTACACCTGCGGCAATAGGATCAAATTGGGTATTTTTAACACCCGCAATGACTTTGACCGGCTGCGCTACCGTATCGGCTAGTTCGCTTTCCAAAGTGTTGCGAGCTTCTTCTTTGCTCATATTGGAAATACTCACGCCACCAACCGTGGTGCCACGGGGGATGTTGTCCTTATTTAAGAAAACATCCACGGCATAAATGCCAGCAACAATCACAAAAAGACCAACGAGAATCCCAACAAAGACACCCGTAGTTCGATTCTTGTTGATCGCCGACTTTTTTCCAGATTGTTTCACATGAAAAAGGCTAGTTGCACTCCTGCAAAAATCCTACTCAAATAGGTTTTAAGGAGATAACTTCACTCTTTCTGTTGACCTGTGACGTGCAGCAATTGCACCCGATAAGCAGAGGCCAGCATCTGTTCGCGCGGATATTCTCGACTATTTACCGCACTATCAACCCGATCAATTGCTGCAGTGAGGGAACTATAATCAATCCATAATGCCTGGTCAGCACCCGCTTTAAGCGCAGCAAGTACAGCATCGGCCGGAGCATAATTGGCAGAAATTGCATTCATGCCAGAAAGATCATCGGTATAAATCACCCCATCGTAGGGGGTACCGCCAGGATAATCGCCACTGCGCAGCAATTGGTAGGTAGCGGGGTTGATAGTGGAAGGAACTCCCTCCTCACCCAAACCAGGCACGATCATATGACCAACCATGACGGCACCATCGGTTTCCGCAAGTGCCTTTCCATAAGGAATGAGGTCATAGGTTTTTAGTTCCTCCAAGGAGGGCGTTACTACGTCCTGCAGGTGAGAATCTCCACTGGCACGGCCGTGGCCTGGGAAGTGTTTAAATACCGGGGTAATTCCAACCTTGCTCAATCCCTTGGCAAAGGCAGTGGCATAGGTAGCGGCAACGGCTGGGTCGTTGGAAAATGAGCGGTCACCCACGATAGGTAAACCCCAGGCATCCACATCAACAACTGGCGCGAAGTTAACGGTCACGCCATGAGCTGCCAAGCCGGTACCCAGGATCTCAGCCAGGTCTTCTACCTGCTCAGGTGTCATGGTCTGGGCCATTACGCGGGGGGAAGGGAAATCTCCCAAGATGTTGGTGGCTCTTTGTACTCGGCCGCCTTCAAAGTCAATGCTTACGGAGAAATCACGGCCAACTGCAGCACGCAATGCTGCGATATTTCGGCCTTCTTCTGTCAACAAGGTTTCATCGGTCCAGGAACCAATAAAAATTCCACCCACACCTTGGTTGAGGGCTTCCAAAGCTTGGTCATAATTGGAAACGCCCACCATCATCAGGGATGCCACCTGGGCACGCTGCTCGGCTGGGATTTGCGCACGCACCAAATCCTCCACCGTTGGTTCCGGGGTGGGGGTTGTCGAGCTCGGTGCGGTAGGCGCGGCGGTAGTCGTCGACAAGCTTGGTTCTGCAACTTCCTCAGAGCATGCCGATAATAGCAATGTCGCTGATAGGAGTGCTGCGGACATTGTCTTTTGGGAATTGCTCTTTTGCTGCCACACGCTTAACTACTATAGAAACAGCGCGGGCATTTATTTCAATTGAAGCTAATGAATCGCCACATCTCCATCCATTAAAAGTGCAAAAATTAGGGAGCTCACTGTGCCGGAACCACATCCAGCCACCGAAACCACCATGCTTATTGCTTTTGATGGCTCGCAGGAATCCCGGCGCGCGCTGGAATATGCAGCAGCTTTATTGCGTCCCAAAAATGTAGAAATTCTTACTGCTTGGGAACCTTTGCACCACCAGGCAGCGCGCGCGGTGACACTAACAACCTTGGGTGATGCTGCAGCAGACCCAGCCCAGGCAGCTGCTTTGGAGATTTGCCAGCAGGGTGTGGCCCTGGCGGAATCCTTAGGGCTCAACCCGCGGGCACATTTGGTGGAGTCTGCCACTGCAATTTGGAGCGCGATTGTGGATGCAGCCGATGAGTTACGTCCCGACGTTATTGTTACAGGCACCCGTGCTATTTCCGGATGGAAGTCACTGTGGCAGTCTTCTACGGCAGATAATGTGCTGCACAATGCGGGTATTCCGGTTTTTGTAGTGCCTCCTGCGCACGAAGAATCCGCAGATTAAGACACTGCTTAAGACGCCGCTACTGCTGACCCGGAGCACCGCGCCTTTAAAATCGAGCAAAAAATATTGGCTGTAATGGCCTAAAAACTGGTAGTCTCGTGATCTGTCATGGCATATGAAACAGATTCCCTCAACCGGCGAACCCTCGGCCCTGCTATCGCCAGCGCCGTTGTGGGTATTGCTGTCGGTGTTGTCGCGGTCCTTGGAGTTTCAGCGATCTCCGGACAAGATACAGTGCCCACGGGTAATGCAGTAACCGCCGATAGTGCATTGCTTGGTGGCCCGGAGTATGGCTCACGCGAAGCAAACTAGGCCCGGCCGGCGCACCCACAGCAGTAAAAGCCTTAGCAGCGCCAACCTCACCCTAAGCGCCTTAAGCGCCTTAAGCGCCAGCCCCCGGCTCCTGCAAAAACTAGCCCGCTCTCCGCATACCTTAATGTGGATTGTGCTGGGCTTTTTGGCATTTTTACAACCTCTGGGCCAGGTGGCAGCCGATACCAAATTGGATCTTATGCTCAACCCTGCTGGGTTTTTGAGCGGTGCGCTGCATGCTTGGACTGATACTTTCACGATGGGCCAATTACAAAACCAGGCCTATGGTTATCTTTTCCCGCAGGGTCTATTTTTCCTGCTCACAGACTTCCTTCCGGATTGGATTGCCCAACGCCTATGGTGGTGGCTGCTTTTGGGCATCGGTTTTTCCGGCTTCCTGAAGCTAGTAACTCAGCTTCGGATAGGTACTCCCGCTTTTCGAATAATCGCAGCGCTGCTCTTTGCGCTTTCCCCGCGTACGTTGACCACTCTGACTGCTATTTCCTCCGAGGCCTGGCCAATTATGGTGGCGCCATGGGTGTGTTTGCCGCTGCTCCGCTTAAGCCTTGATCTCCCTGCTTTTGCGCTTTCTCTTTTCCCTGCAGCCTGCATGGGTGCGGTTAATGCCACCGCCACCATGGCAGCGCTCCTACCAGCTACGTTGATCCTCTTGTACCGGCTTCTCCCCCACCCTAAACAGTGGTGGCAGCTGCCTGTCTGGGGGCTGGCGATTGTGGCGGTTAATTCCTGGTGGGTGGGCCCGCTGATTGTGCTGGGCCGTTATGCCCCGCCTTTTACGGAGTTTATTGAAAGTGCCTCAGTAACCACTGCCTGGCTTAATCCGATTGAGATTTTGCGCGGTACCACCAGCTGGACAACCTTTGTAGATACCGAGCGCCAAGCTGGATATTTGCTGGTTAATGATGCTCTCTTTGTCATGCTTAGCGTGTTGGTGGCAGCAGCTGGACTGGCGGGTTTGGCGTTGCTGAAACCGCGTGGCCTGTGGGTTTTTATGCTCAGCATCGGCCTGCTCATTTTGGGCAGTGCCCATTTGCCCGCCGTGCAATCCTTCCTCGATGGCGCCGGCGCTCCGCTACGCAATATCCACAAATTTGACCTGTTGGTGCGCCTGCCGTTGATGGTTGGCGTTGCGGCGCTCGGCTCTTACCTCCCCCTACGCTTGTTGACGCGGCCTCCCAGCCACCCCACCACCCCACAGCCGGGGCAAAAGCGGCAGGCAGCTGCCGTATTAGTGGTGTTAATAGCGCTCGGTGCTATTGCTCCGGCGTGGTCAGGCCGCTTACTCCCGCAGGGCACCTGGGATGAAGTTCCCGCATATTGGTATGAGGCTACAGAGTTTATTAATAACAACGCCACCAATACCCGCACTCTCATTTGGCCAAGTTCTTCTTTTGCCCGCCAAGATTGGGGATGGACCCGCGATGAACCTGCCCAACCACTTTTAGAAGTGCCGTGGGCTGTGCGTGATGCCATCCCATTGGTGCCACCAGAAGCTATCCGTGGTTTGGACGGCTTGGAAAGCTTGGCGGAAAGCTCTGCGCAAAGTCTGCCTGCGGAATCCCTCAAACGCCTCGGAATTGGTGTGGTGTTGGTGCGCCATGATCTAAGTACAAACTCCTCCCCCAAGGTGAAAATTGAGGGCGAAAAACACACCTTCGGCGAGGTAGATGTCTACGTGATTAATCCCAAGCAGGATATGATGCTTGCCGATTCCACCGACGTTCCCACCGTAGCTGGTGGTGGCGAAATCCTCGCGCTCCTAGATTCCATTAATGGCTATTCCCCGCATACTCTAACCAGCGCTAATGCCGATATCGTCAGCGATACTCCACAACTGGTGGGCACTAACTATGGCGATGGAAAAAGCTCTGCAGCGCTAGCCAGCCTCGCGGAAACCGAGGTGAAAAACCGCATTGTGGATTACCCATCTGCAGGTCCCCGCACCCAAGTTGTCACCGAAGGCTCCATCGTGGCTTCCTCTTCTGGTTCCGATGCCACTTCTTGGGGCGGTGCGATTCCAGATCGTTCCATTAACTCCCTGGTAGATGGCCGTTTTAATACTGCTTGGTTCCCCACCCCAGGCGATAGCAAACCCTGGTTGGAAGTCCGTGGATCTGGTACAACTCTCAGTATTTCTCCCCGCGATAATGTCACCGTCACCATTACCTCGGGCGATTCCGTGATGGTGCGTGAACTCAAAAAAGGCCAAAGCACCACCCTAAAACTCGCAGCTCCTGAAGCTCGCCTGGAGTTTGATCATTTTGTGGGCATCTCTGAATTGCAGATGGATGGGCTTTCCCGCACCATCACGGTGCCCGATACTTCCCCTGAGGTGCAGCAATTTATTTTCCAACGCCTGACTGTGCCCACCGCCTACCTGGACCGTGCTTTCACCGTACCCCGCTATATGGAGGTCACCCTCGCAGCGCAATCCTGCCGCAATATCGAACTTGATGGTCAACGTGTCGATTGCGGTCCACTTAATTTAAGCGCAGGCACCCACATGCTGCGCACCCAATCCGAGTGGGTCACCTTCACCGCCACCACTCCACGTACCGCGGTAGAACCCCTCACCAACATCCAGGCAGCACCCACCGACCGTCTGTTGCTGACCACGCGTGCTTTTAATTCCGGTTCCCAAGCGCTTCTCGACGAAACCCCTTTGCAGGCGGTGGAAATTGATGCAGGCGCCCAAGCTTTTGTTATTCCAGCAGGTTTAAGCGGTGAACTAAATTTTGGATTTGCTGGCGAAAAACCCTATCGCTTTAGTCTTTTTGGCGGCATGGAATTAACACTGCTGGTGTTGGCAGCTGCGGCCTGGATATGTAGTCGCCGCAAAGTTTCAGCTGAGCCTTGGCAGGACAATTCAAATGCACCTTGGTCTGCTCTGTTCTTGATTCCAATGCTGGGTTGGTGGATTATTCCGGCAGCAGCCAGCTGGCTAATTTTGCGATTTACCCTGATTCCGCGCTGGGCGCTCGCGGCAGTGCCCGTAGGAATTTGTGGACTGTGGCTAGCCCAAGCACCTTGGCCCGACGCTAGTTATCCAGGAGATTCTCCTGCTTTGACGCTCTTGGCTGGGATTGGCGTTTTAGCACTTTTTGCACCCACTGTTGCACCGGCTGCTCCACCAAAACATAACTTGCCGCAGCCACCGGAATCGTCAACAACACCGTAGCCACGAAAACCAGCAAGAAGTGTCCGTCGAAAAGCGGAATACCTAAAAGTGGGAAAACGATGGTCAAAACTGGCAGGTGCCATAAGAAAATGGAATAGGACCACAAGCCCAGTTTTTGCATCGGAGCAGAGCTCAATACCGCCGAAGGTGTGCCCAAAGCTAGCGGTACTACCAAAACCGCAGCAAAGGCTGTGCCAGCTAAAATCCTCAAGTTAAATTCCGCGGGGCTAGGGTGAACAAGCCCCAAGGGGCCGTACCATTCCTGGCCAGCCACCCACGCAATAATCAGGCTCAGCACCACCCAGATGCCATAGGGAATCTTTGGGAAACGCATGCCTTCTAGCTCTGCGGCAATTAATCCCACGGCAAACCAGCACATATAAGACGGTGGCCAAATCTGCATATTGGCCAATCCGCGGTCCGTCGCAGATTCCACAATAGGCAGCCAGGCCCAACCCAGGCTTAACAAAGAGAATCCGAGGATCAATAAGATGCGCTGTTTTTTGCCGAACCTATCCAACAGCAGCGCAAAAAGTGGAAGCACCAGATAAAAAACCATCTCCACGCACAAAGACCACAGATGGGTAAGGCCTGTCATGAGCCCACTTGGCCAAAAGATTTGGGTGAGGCTGAGGTTAGCTAACCACGGTCCGCTTGGGATAAACAGCAGCACAGCCAATACACACACCCAATAAGCAGGCATAATGCGGGAAAAACGCTTGAAGTAATACTGTGCCCAGGCTTGTCCGGCACGACGGCGCCACAAAACAAAGGCTGAAAGAGCAAAAAACACTGCGACGAAAAAATCGAAACGCGCTAGTACTGCGCCCACTGCGGTAGCGGGATCAACGGCCGTTTGGAAAGCGACATGGGTAGCCAACACTCCGAGGGAAGCTAGTGCGCGAAGGCCCTCAAGAGAGCTAATGAATCCGTGGCGCCGGGTGGGTGCATATGATTGGGTAGACATTGTTCAGAATGCGAGCTTAGCGGAAAGGAGTAAACACACAATGAAAAGATCAGCCGTGATATTAATGACCACCGGCGTGCTGTTTCTCATTTTCGCTCTCATCGTGCCTCCCTTCATGGTTGGACAGGCAAGAACCTTGCCCAAAGACTTGGACTTAACCATTGTGAGTGAAAGCCCACAGGGGCTAACTCGCACTGAACATATTGTGACGGCCAAAACTGAGAAAATTGATGAGATCGCCACGCATGTGGAGATCACCATTACAGATCAGGCCGGCGAGGTTGTCTCTGATATCACCGATGATCTCACGCTCATTGGGCATTCCCGTTTCCCCGCAATTGAGCCAACTGCCTCAATTGTTGGTTCCCCGGCAGACCACAGCAATGAAGTCCGCGAAGGACTGCACTATTTCTTCCCGGCTAATACCTTGCGCAATTCTTATCCTTACTATGACATCACCTTAGGTTATGCGGAACCGCTGGATTATGTCTCCCGAGATGGCGATATTTATAGCTTCTACCAGGATCTTCGTTATATCCCCTTAGATGACAATCGCAATTATTCCGCGGAACGCACCCTGGAAGTTGAAAAGAACTCTGGGTTTATTGTTAATAAGCATGAGGTCTTAACCATCCACGATGTCAGTGGAGATCAAACAGTGGAATTTAGTTATACCGATGATACTCGCACTGATCTGCAAGAACGTGCAGCTGACATTGATCAAAAGATTGAATTAGCCAAGGCTTTGGATTTCTTTATCAAGTTTATTGGCTCAGTATTGCTGGCCCTCGGTGCTTATAAGACTGGAATTTTTAAACGCGGTCAGTTGACCAAGACTGTGCAAAACCTCGGGCGCTAAACATGTCTGCCACCCACAGGATGCTGCTCTGGGCCTGGAGTACCCTGCTGGTGGGTTCTTTGTTGTGGCCTTTGGCAGGTCCTGGGGAATTATTGCTACGTGATATGGCGGTGGTGGATAATCCCGCACTTTCGCTAAATGCCTTAGGTTTTGGTGACCTCCCGGCGCGTAATGCTCCCCAAGATGGTGTGCTGGCTCTGCTGGGTTTCCTCCCCGTCAGCTGGCTGGTGCGATTGCTTTTGGTAGTTGCCGGATTAGCGGGTGCGTATGGAGCCATGCGACTGGGAAAAATGCCTTTTGCTGCGGTAACCATTGCCATCTACAACCCCTTTGTGGTGGAGCGATTACTCCAAGGGCATTGGTCTTTGGTGATGGCTGCTTGGCTTTTGCCGCTGATCATTTCCTTGCGCAAGCACCCACGTTTACAGATTGTGGCCATGTGGGCAGCAGCGCTTTCTCCCACCGGGGCTTTTGTGGCGGTGATTGTGGGTGTTGCATCGTCTCGTCGCAAAGCACTAACGGCAATTTTTGGACTCTTAAGCTGGCTACCGTGGTTGATTCCTGCTCTCTTGGCGCCCCCAGCGGCAGCGGGGGTATCGGTATTTGGCATCCGCGCTGAAGGGTTCGCCGGCACCCTGGGCACCGCACTCGGCTTGGGTGGCATCTGGAATGCAGGCGCAGTTCCGGCCTCGCGAGAAGCCGGCTTCGCCATCGCCGGATTTTTGTTATTTGTTATTTTGCTGGCCGGTTTCCGCAATTGCCCGTGGCCTTTAATGGTGCTGGCAGTGGCTGGTTTATTGGGTGCTTTAAGTCCCTGGCTGCTGCCGGAATATTTCACCTGGGTTATCGCGCATATTCCGGGCGCAGCGCTTTTCCGAGATTCTCAAAAACTTTTGGTGTTTGCCATCCCAGCTTATGTGTCTATGGCAGCTGGTCTGCATAAACCTTTGGCTTGGGTGGCAACTTTGCTGGCGCTGTTGCAGATCCCCGATGCTGCGCGCGAGGTTGCTGTGTTGCGCCCCAGCTCTGCCCACGTGACAGCCACCGCGGAACTTGCCCAACTTGCGGCAGGCCGTGATGTGTTGCTGGTTGGGCAGTCCACGCTGGTGCAGCGCGCCGATGGCATTGTGGTGGTTGATCCGCGCACCAAGGCGCTCTCCCTGGTGGAATCTGGCGAGCTGCGGGTTGACGGCGTGGTCACCGATGCGCCTTCGTCCAGGTGGGTGGCCGCTAATCAGGCGTGGCAGCGCGGCGACCTCGCTGAATTGGAAACCCTCGGTGTGGGCCTAATTATCGACGGCGACACCGTGGTAGAAACCTCCGCCCCACCGCAGCGCGGCTGGCGTTTTTATCTAGGCACCAGCCTCAGTGTCGGCTGGCTCCTATTGCCTTTCGCGCTGTTATTTTTCCGCCCACGCAGATCCTTTTCCAAGGTCAAGGAGTAGCTGCTCAAATTGAGCACCAGCGGTGTCCCAGCTATAGGTGCTGGCGCGCTGAGCCGCGGCGCTGCCTAGTTGGGCACGCAGGGGCGCGTCGAGAAGCAGCTTTTTAGTGATGGCAATCAACTGTGCCTTGGAATCAACAAGGATTCCGGTGTGGTCGTCGTCGATGGAATCGCGCAGGCCGCCGGAGCTGCGATAACCGATGGTGGGCACGCTGTGTTGGGCGGCTTCGGTGACGGCCAAACCCCAGCCTTCTTTGCGGGAGGGCATGAGATGGATGGTGGCGCGCTCGAGGAGGGCATGTTTATGATCCTCAGCCACCTGACCGTGGAACACCACCCGATCGCTCACACCGAGCTCGCGGGCATAGGCCACCAATTCTTCCTGCCACCAGCCACTGCCCACCACATCGAGCACCACGCCATCAAGGGCTGCCACCACATCCATGGCATGTTCAATCTGCTTATGGGGCACCAAGCGCGAGAGCGTAATCAAATGCACGCCATCACGGTCCAGGCGAGGCAGATGAGCTGGCACCAGATCCAGGCCATTGCGGATAATGTGAATGCGCTCTGGCTCCACACCAAGATTGCTCAGTTCCTCTGCACTAGGCGCGGAAACCGTGACATAAGGTGCATTTTTATAGGCGCGGGGTGCAACTTTAGATTCCAAAAACCAACCCACGCGCGCCAGGACCGGGCCGACCACTGGCCACTGCTCGCGGTGACAGTGATGGGTAAGCAAAATGGTGGGCTTGCCGGAGAAAAACCTGCCAAAAAAAGGAATGCCATTTTGGGTATCTACCACCACATCAACCTTGGCAAAGGTGCCGATACCCAACCTGCCTAAAGTCATGGCAGCCCAAGCCTTGGGATAAACGCTGAATTTCTCCCCGCTGCGCGAATAGCGCACACCATCGCGGAAGGAACGCCGCGGGGCATCGGTATGTCCTGCCGTGCGGAAAATAACCTCATGGCCTTGGGAAGCCAGATATTCCCCCACTCGTTCCAGGTAGCGTTCACTACCGCCACCTTGGGGATGAGTGGTATCGCGCCAGCACAACAAAAGGATCTTCATAGGGTTTCCAAGTTTAGCTGCATGTGCCCCGGATTCCCGCCTCCAGCCCAAACCCGTCATAATAGTTTTATGACTTCCAGCAGCTCAGAAACCATCACGATTTTTTCGCCTTTCCGCGCCCCCGGCCACAGCCCGGAGGAGATCCGCGAACTTATTTTGACTGCAGCCCGCGAAGATGGCGCCGACTTTATCGGGGTGCCTTTTGCCAATACCGATAATGTCACCATTGAAGTCTCCTCCGAATTAATCAATGACAATCTCGGCTGGCTCGATGATTTTGTGCTGGCTGAAGGCCTGGGTCTGCAGCATAATGGCGAAACCCTGCGCTTTGGCGATGAAGACATTAACTTCACCATCAAAATGCGTGGCGATGACGATGCCCGCATTGGCGCCTCCCGTCTGGGGCTAGAGCCACTGATGACTCTTATGCATGAAGATGAGGACTTTATTGTCATTAGCCGCTTTGACCTGGATAACCCGGCCGATGAGTCCACCTATATCAAAGCCCGTAGCTTTGATGAATTAGCTGGTTGGACCCTGGAATATGGCGTTGCAGGCGTTAGCCACACCACCATCGTTCCCGATGTCTCCACCGCAATTACTACCGTTCTGCGCTGGATGAATGGTGAGGATATCCGCGATCTGGACTGGTCCACCAATTGATCCCTGCGCACACCCGCCGCTTGGCCACCCTGCGCCGCGCGCTGGGTTTACTCAGCGATTTCCGCTTTGAGCAAACCCGCCCCGATATCTTCTACGGCAACTTAGCCCAAGACACTGCCACGCTTATCGACGCCATCAGCCACGACATCACCGGCCACTCACTGGCCGGCAAGGTTGTTGTTGATGTGGGCGGTGGACCTGGCTATTTCGCCTCAGCTTTCCGCGCGCGCAAAGCGCAGTATTTTAGTGTGGAACCAGACGTTGGCGAGATGGCAGCAGCTGGCATTAAGGTGCGTGGCTCGGTCCGCGGATCCGGCCTTGACCTGCCACTTTTAGATAACTCCTGCGATATCATCTATTCCTCCAACGTGGCAGAACATCTAGCTGATCCCTGGCGCATGGGCGATGAAATGCTGCGTGTCACCAAACCAGGTGGCATTGCGATTTTGAGCTATACCATCTGGCTAGGCCCTTTTGGTGGCCATGAAACAGGCATCTGGCAGCACTATGTGGGTGGCGAATTCGCGCTTAAGCGCTACCTTCGCAAACATGGTCACCTGCCGAAGAATGTTTTTGGCCAATCTCTTTTTGATGTCTCCTGCGCTGCGGGTTTGAACTGGGCAAAACAAGCTACAGATGCTCAGTTGGTACTTGCTTTTCCGCGTTATCACCCCACATGGGCTTGGTTTTTAGTCCGGGTACCGGTTTTGCGTGAATTCTTGGTGAGCAACCTGGTGTTGGTGCTGCGCAAAGGTGAGTGAAGTGGGGTTAGGGATTGTGTTCCCTCCAAGCGAAAAAGTCTGCGCCCATTTTCGACTTTAAGAGTGCAACTTCTTCAGCGGGCGACTTTGCGAAAGCTTGAATTGATTCATGCGGCAATGGGTATTGGTGCCTTAAGATTCCACCAGGAAACCATTTGGAACAGTTATCTGGCGACCAACGCGGACGACATAGTATTCGTGTGAATGCTCAATGGTGTCTCTGATGTATCTGGAATAAAGAAGGTGCGGATAAGGTCGAACTCGTCGACTTTCATTGAAAATGAACTGGAC encodes the following:
- a CDS encoding porin PorA family protein translates to MKRSAVILMTTGVLFLIFALIVPPFMVGQARTLPKDLDLTIVSESPQGLTRTEHIVTAKTEKIDEIATHVEITITDQAGEVVSDITDDLTLIGHSRFPAIEPTASIVGSPADHSNEVREGLHYFFPANTLRNSYPYYDITLGYAEPLDYVSRDGDIYSFYQDLRYIPLDDNRNYSAERTLEVEKNSGFIVNKHEVLTIHDVSGDQTVEFSYTDDTRTDLQERAADIDQKIELAKALDFFIKFIGSVLLALGAYKTGIFKRGQLTKTVQNLGR
- a CDS encoding glycosyltransferase family 4 protein, which codes for MKILLLCWRDTTHPQGGGSERYLERVGEYLASQGHEVIFRTAGHTDAPRRSFRDGVRYSRSGEKFSVYPKAWAAMTLGRLGIGTFAKVDVVVDTQNGIPFFGRFFSGKPTILLTHHCHREQWPVVGPVLARVGWFLESKVAPRAYKNAPYVTVSAPSAEELSNLGVEPERIHIIRNGLDLVPAHLPRLDRDGVHLITLSRLVPHKQIEHAMDVVAALDGVVLDVVGSGWWQEELVAYARELGVSDRVVFHGQVAEDHKHALLERATIHLMPSRKEGWGLAVTEAAQHSVPTIGYRSSGGLRDSIDDDHTGILVDSKAQLIAITKKLLLDAPLRAQLGSAAAQRASTYSWDTAGAQFEQLLLDLGKGSAWAEK
- a CDS encoding alpha-(1->3)-arabinofuranosyltransferase domain-containing protein produces the protein MWIVLGFLAFLQPLGQVAADTKLDLMLNPAGFLSGALHAWTDTFTMGQLQNQAYGYLFPQGLFFLLTDFLPDWIAQRLWWWLLLGIGFSGFLKLVTQLRIGTPAFRIIAALLFALSPRTLTTLTAISSEAWPIMVAPWVCLPLLRLSLDLPAFALSLFPAACMGAVNATATMAALLPATLILLYRLLPHPKQWWQLPVWGLAIVAVNSWWVGPLIVLGRYAPPFTEFIESASVTTAWLNPIEILRGTTSWTTFVDTERQAGYLLVNDALFVMLSVLVAAAGLAGLALLKPRGLWVFMLSIGLLILGSAHLPAVQSFLDGAGAPLRNIHKFDLLVRLPLMVGVAALGSYLPLRLLTRPPSHPTTPQPGQKRQAAAVLVVLIALGAIAPAWSGRLLPQGTWDEVPAYWYEATEFINNNATNTRTLIWPSSSFARQDWGWTRDEPAQPLLEVPWAVRDAIPLVPPEAIRGLDGLESLAESSAQSLPAESLKRLGIGVVLVRHDLSTNSSPKVKIEGEKHTFGEVDVYVINPKQDMMLADSTDVPTVAGGGEILALLDSINGYSPHTLTSANADIVSDTPQLVGTNYGDGKSSAALASLAETEVKNRIVDYPSAGPRTQVVTEGSIVASSSGSDATSWGGAIPDRSINSLVDGRFNTAWFPTPGDSKPWLEVRGSGTTLSISPRDNVTVTITSGDSVMVRELKKGQSTTLKLAAPEARLEFDHFVGISELQMDGLSRTITVPDTSPEVQQFIFQRLTVPTAYLDRAFTVPRYMEVTLAAQSCRNIELDGQRVDCGPLNLSAGTHMLRTQSEWVTFTATTPRTAVEPLTNIQAAPTDRLLLTTRAFNSGSQALLDETPLQAVEIDAGAQAFVIPAGLSGELNFGFAGEKPYRFSLFGGMELTLLVLAAAAWICSRRKVSAEPWQDNSNAPWSALFLIPMLGWWIIPAAASWLILRFTLIPRWALAAVPVGICGLWLAQAPWPDASYPGDSPALTLLAGIGVLALFAPTVAPAAPPKHNLPQPPESSTTP
- a CDS encoding glycoside hydrolase family 3 N-terminal domain-containing protein — its product is MSAALLSATLLLSACSEEVAEPSLSTTTAAPTAPSSTTPTPEPTVEDLVRAQIPAEQRAQVASLMMVGVSNYDQALEALNQGVGGIFIGSWTDETLLTEEGRNIAALRAAVGRDFSVSIDFEGGRVQRATNILGDFPSPRVMAQTMTPEQVEDLAEILGTGLAAHGVTVNFAPVVDVDAWGLPIVGDRSFSNDPAVAATYATAFAKGLSKVGITPVFKHFPGHGRASGDSHLQDVVTPSLEELKTYDLIPYGKALAETDGAVMVGHMIVPGLGEEGVPSTINPATYQLLRSGDYPGGTPYDGVIYTDDLSGMNAISANYAPADAVLAALKAGADQALWIDYSSLTAAIDRVDSAVNSREYPREQMLASAYRVQLLHVTGQQKE
- a CDS encoding DUF2613 domain-containing protein, which produces MAYETDSLNRRTLGPAIASAVVGIAVGVVAVLGVSAISGQDTVPTGNAVTADSALLGGPEYGSREAN
- a CDS encoding universal stress protein codes for the protein MLIAFDGSQESRRALEYAAALLRPKNVEILTAWEPLHHQAARAVTLTTLGDAAADPAQAAALEICQQGVALAESLGLNPRAHLVESATAIWSAIVDAADELRPDVIVTGTRAISGWKSLWQSSTADNVLHNAGIPVFVVPPAHEESAD
- a CDS encoding class I SAM-dependent methyltransferase — translated: MIPAHTRRLATLRRALGLLSDFRFEQTRPDIFYGNLAQDTATLIDAISHDITGHSLAGKVVVDVGGGPGYFASAFRARKAQYFSVEPDVGEMAAAGIKVRGSVRGSGLDLPLLDNSCDIIYSSNVAEHLADPWRMGDEMLRVTKPGGIAILSYTIWLGPFGGHETGIWQHYVGGEFALKRYLRKHGHLPKNVFGQSLFDVSCAAGLNWAKQATDAQLVLAFPRYHPTWAWFLVRVPVLREFLVSNLVLVLRKGE
- a CDS encoding VanW family protein — its product is MKQSGKKSAINKNRTTGVFVGILVGLFVIVAGIYAVDVFLNKDNIPRGTTVGGVSISNMSKEEARNTLESELADTVAQPVKVIAGVKNTQFDPIAAGVGIDWNATIAGAGEQSWNPITRFKALFQESEAPIVSTVDPAAFGPTLDRMVTELHSEPVSGNLRIDAGKVVVNNTVDGQAVDRAALESEVTEHWLNPEGVTVETSVVPAAISQDTLNELAEGPAAKAVSEPFVVRGDEGAEGTIPVERMGEVVTFPEENGQLRVDVNTEVATEILAAGLEDTETEPTNAKISFSSGSRVVTPEVNGHEINWEQTLASLTESLTGNGERTIDAIYEDTPATFTAADAQAATFDEVMGEFTTGGFSAASGTNIRLTAQMVDGAVVSPGETFSLNNYTGPRGAAQGFVESGIILDGHSDKAVGGGISQFATTLYNAYYFAGLEDITHTPHSYYISRYPAGREATIFDGAIDLQFRNNTPYPVMIKTSADSSSVTVQIMGVDTTSVESINNGRWATTQPTTMRLSGDTCAASTGAPGFTTSDTRIISDLAGNVISRETTTTVYDPSPNVVCS